The following proteins are co-located in the Anaerolineae bacterium genome:
- a CDS encoding ParB/RepB/Spo0J family partition protein: MQKTKIKKETGLNRKKRGKPALGRGLDSLLPDIVENSSKDYFLCDIGIISPNRYQPRLQFSKDELDELSRSIKEQGMIQPLLVRKDATGYELIAGERRLRAAKMAGLDKVPVVIRDISDENMLEISIVENIQREDLNAMEEAEAYHRLIVEFNFTQDQVALRVGKSRPTIANFLRLRQLPEEIKSSIMDNSLAMGHARALLGAETSAQQRAAWRAVVSKGLSVRETEALVKQLKSEKEKPKKSKPGSEEIYLKDLAAAFSQCLGTKVQIKKHGQKGKVVIDFYTNDDLNRLIGILKQI, translated from the coding sequence ATGCAAAAGACAAAAATAAAAAAAGAGACCGGTTTGAATCGGAAAAAGCGCGGGAAACCGGCTCTTGGAAGAGGCCTTGATTCCCTTCTCCCTGATATTGTTGAGAATAGTTCAAAAGACTATTTTCTGTGTGATATCGGAATAATTAGTCCAAACCGGTATCAGCCACGCCTGCAGTTTTCCAAAGATGAGCTGGATGAATTGAGCCGCTCAATCAAAGAGCAAGGAATGATTCAGCCTCTCCTGGTTAGAAAGGACGCAACCGGTTATGAGCTTATAGCCGGTGAAAGACGCCTCCGTGCCGCTAAAATGGCAGGGCTTGATAAGGTGCCGGTAGTTATACGGGATATCTCAGATGAAAACATGCTGGAGATTTCCATTGTTGAAAATATTCAGCGTGAGGACTTAAATGCCATGGAAGAGGCTGAGGCATATCATCGTCTCATTGTTGAATTTAATTTTACGCAGGATCAGGTCGCGCTGCGTGTAGGGAAAAGCAGGCCCACTATAGCTAATTTTTTGAGACTAAGGCAGTTGCCTGAAGAAATAAAATCCAGCATAATGGATAATAGTTTGGCCATGGGACATGCAAGAGCCTTGCTTGGCGCTGAAACATCGGCACAGCAAAGGGCTGCATGGCGGGCTGTTGTTTCAAAAGGTCTGTCGGTCAGGGAAACCGAAGCACTGGTTAAACAATTAAAATCAGAAAAGGAGAAACCAAAAAAGTCTAAACCAGGTTCGGAAGAAATATACCTTAAAGACCTTGCAGCGGCTTTTTCGCAATGTTTAGGCACCAAGGTGCAAATCAAAAAACATGGGCAAAAAGGAAAGGTTGTAATCGACTTTTACACAAATGATGATCTCAACCGCCTGATCGGTATTTTAAAGCAGATATGA
- a CDS encoding NYN domain-containing protein, translating into MSIHIIIDGYNLIRQSDRLSILDRRDIQSGREALLETLAEYRKIKQHKTTVVFDGANAPSFSRHGEKLNGVKILFSRNGESADTVIKSMAAMEREKALIVSSDLDIVKYAESQGAATISSPEFEEKVLMAASMDTNGSSMEYKEGWVPTTKKKGPSRRLSKKKRRSKVKINKL; encoded by the coding sequence ATGTCTATTCATATTATTATAGACGGCTATAATCTTATTCGACAGTCAGACAGGCTAAGCATTCTTGACCGCAGGGATATACAGTCAGGCAGAGAGGCTCTGCTTGAGACTCTTGCTGAATACAGAAAAATAAAACAACACAAAACAACAGTAGTTTTTGATGGGGCAAATGCCCCTTCATTTTCACGGCACGGAGAAAAACTAAATGGAGTCAAAATACTATTTTCCCGTAATGGAGAGTCGGCCGATACCGTGATTAAGAGTATGGCGGCCATGGAAAGAGAAAAGGCTTTAATTGTCAGCTCTGATCTGGATATTGTAAAATATGCTGAATCTCAGGGCGCTGCCACTATAAGCTCGCCGGAGTTTGAAGAAAAGGTGTTAATGGCTGCGTCCATGGACACCAATGGATCCAGCATGGAATATAAAGAAGGCTGGGTTCCGACAACCAAAAAGAAGGGGCCAAGCAGGCGTTTGTCAAAAAAAAAGCGGCGGAGCAAAGTCAAAATAAACAAGCTTTAG
- a CDS encoding CooT family nickel-binding protein, which translates to MCEANAYMLKGEEEEMIMEAVDTVEPKDDGVKLTNIFGEQKFLKAHIHSLSLVDHKIFLQE; encoded by the coding sequence ATGTGTGAAGCAAATGCTTATATGCTTAAAGGTGAAGAGGAAGAGATGATTATGGAGGCTGTTGATACAGTCGAACCCAAGGATGACGGGGTTAAATTGACCAACATATTCGGAGAACAGAAGTTCTTGAAGGCCCATATACATTCGCTCTCCCTTGTAGATCATAAGATTTTTCTGCAAGAATAA
- the ispH gene encoding 4-hydroxy-3-methylbut-2-enyl diphosphate reductase encodes MKILIAKTAGFCMGVRRAVEIALNAPGKHKEPIYTYGPLIHNPHVLSLLNGKGISVLDHIPEYGSGTVIIRAHGVPPQTKESLEKAGFNVVDATCPRVIKVQNIIHLYAKLGYSSIIIGDRDHPEVIGLVGYAMGNGYVVDSIKQLDSLPEFEKAIIVAQTTQNVFLFEGVKKWAGSKFPVYKIFDTICDSTSKRQAEVNHMAKSVDAIIVVGGRSSGNTKRLAEIAGRSGKPVYHIEAETELDLKSLKSAQCIGIVSGASTPNWIIKKVYRALEGLVFKKEKLWRRILFSIKRLLLLTNIYVSLGAGCLCYACAKLQGIGVFFPHIFISILYIQSMHILNNLTGNKADLYNDPVRASFYSKNKLFLATLSLVAGGAGLITAYTMGLMPFLFLLVMSIMGLSYNLRLIPDYFAGVRYRRIRDIPGSKTILIALAWGIVTSLFPFLSVSGEIDAGSISVFIWSTSIVFARTAFFDILDMQGDRIVGKETIPILFGEKGSLRLLKGLLIMIIAVLVLSSAFHIVSSLGFILVICPISMLLVFSAYEKGYMLPGIRLEFLVETHFILAGAIALLWPLI; translated from the coding sequence ATGAAAATATTAATTGCTAAGACCGCGGGCTTCTGCATGGGCGTTCGCAGAGCGGTTGAGATAGCTCTGAATGCGCCAGGCAAACACAAAGAACCCATTTACACCTATGGTCCCCTTATCCACAATCCCCATGTTCTGAGCCTTTTAAATGGAAAAGGAATATCTGTATTAGATCATATTCCGGAGTATGGGTCAGGCACTGTCATTATAAGGGCTCATGGGGTCCCGCCTCAAACAAAAGAGAGCCTTGAAAAAGCCGGTTTTAATGTCGTTGATGCCACATGCCCTCGTGTTATTAAAGTACAGAACATAATTCATCTATATGCAAAGCTTGGCTATTCATCAATAATTATCGGAGACAGGGACCATCCAGAGGTTATAGGCCTGGTCGGTTATGCCATGGGAAACGGATATGTAGTTGACAGCATTAAACAACTTGATTCTCTGCCGGAATTTGAAAAGGCTATAATCGTAGCTCAGACAACTCAGAATGTTTTTCTTTTTGAAGGGGTTAAAAAATGGGCCGGCAGTAAATTTCCGGTTTATAAGATTTTTGATACAATCTGTGATTCAACTTCAAAGCGGCAGGCTGAAGTTAACCATATGGCAAAATCTGTAGATGCCATAATAGTGGTTGGAGGCCGTAGCAGCGGAAACACGAAAAGGCTTGCCGAGATTGCAGGCCGGTCTGGTAAACCCGTATATCATATTGAAGCGGAAACAGAACTTGATCTTAAAAGTCTGAAGTCAGCTCAATGTATAGGCATAGTATCCGGTGCTTCCACACCTAACTGGATCATCAAAAAGGTTTACAGGGCTCTCGAGGGTTTGGTGTTTAAAAAAGAGAAGCTGTGGCGCAGAATCCTTTTTTCTATTAAGCGTTTGCTTCTTTTGACAAATATCTATGTATCCCTTGGGGCAGGGTGTTTGTGTTATGCCTGCGCCAAACTTCAGGGGATTGGAGTATTTTTTCCGCATATTTTTATATCTATATTATATATTCAATCAATGCATATATTAAACAACCTGACGGGAAACAAGGCAGACCTTTATAATGATCCGGTCAGAGCATCTTTTTATAGTAAAAATAAACTATTTCTTGCGACCTTATCTTTGGTTGCCGGCGGTGCGGGGCTGATTACAGCCTATACCATGGGATTGATGCCTTTTTTATTCCTTCTTGTAATGAGTATAATGGGGCTTTCTTATAATTTAAGACTCATACCTGATTATTTCGCGGGTGTGAGGTACAGAAGAATAAGGGATATCCCGGGTTCAAAGACCATTCTTATTGCTCTGGCATGGGGAATAGTTACATCCCTGTTTCCGTTTTTGTCTGTGTCCGGGGAAATAGATGCAGGTTCAATATCGGTATTTATATGGTCAACATCTATTGTATTCGCAAGAACCGCATTTTTCGATATTCTTGACATGCAGGGAGACAGAATCGTGGGTAAGGAGACAATCCCGATTCTGTTCGGGGAAAAGGGTTCGTTGCGTCTTTTAAAAGGCCTGCTGATAATGATTATAGCTGTTTTAGTCCTGTCAAGCGCGTTTCATATTGTCTCCAGCCTTGGCTTTATTCTTGTTATATGCCCGATTTCCATGTTGTTGGTTTTTTCAGCCTATGAAAAAGGTTATATGCTGCCCGGCATCAGGCTTGAATTTCTGGTTGAAACCCACTTTATCCTTGCGGGAGCCATCGCTCTTTTATGGCCCCTCATATAA
- a CDS encoding AAA family ATPase yields MSHIICIANQKGGVGKTTTAINLSAALAVSEKRILLVDCDPQGNATTGIGLDKKSIDKTLYHGLIGKADAKSLIVDTAIDSLKVIPSRVELIGFEIEMMSELRRETALKNLLAQLVDSFEYIIIDSPPSLSLLTVNALTAADHVLIPLQCEFYALEGLGQLLQTVRRVKHSLNPNLKIAGILLTMFDKRTNLSQQVAEEAKKYFKNLVLKTIIYRNVRLGEAPSFGMPILLYDAVSTGAQNYFNLAKEIMGAQCKRQK; encoded by the coding sequence ATGTCACATATTATATGTATAGCCAACCAGAAAGGCGGCGTGGGCAAAACTACCACGGCAATCAATCTATCGGCAGCCCTGGCTGTTTCGGAAAAGAGGATCCTTTTAGTTGATTGTGATCCGCAGGGTAATGCTACAACCGGAATCGGGCTGGATAAAAAATCTATTGATAAAACCTTGTATCATGGCTTGATCGGCAAAGCTGACGCAAAGAGTCTTATCGTAGACACCGCAATAGATTCCTTAAAGGTTATTCCTTCACGAGTAGAGCTTATAGGGTTTGAAATCGAAATGATGTCCGAGCTCAGGCGTGAAACTGCTTTAAAGAATCTTCTTGCCCAGCTTGTTGATTCGTTTGAATATATCATTATAGACAGCCCGCCTTCTTTAAGCCTTCTTACCGTTAATGCTTTGACGGCTGCCGACCATGTGCTGATTCCACTTCAGTGCGAGTTTTATGCATTGGAAGGGCTTGGGCAGCTTTTACAAACAGTGCGGCGCGTCAAGCACAGCCTTAATCCAAACCTTAAAATCGCCGGTATTCTTTTAACCATGTTTGACAAGAGAACCAACCTGTCACAGCAGGTTGCCGAAGAGGCGAAAAAATATTTTAAGAATCTGGTACTTAAAACTATTATTTACAGAAACGTGCGTTTGGGAGAGGCCCCAAGTTTCGGGATGCCTATATTGCTTTATGATGCTGTTTCAACAGGGGCGCAAAACTACTTTAATCTTGCAAAGGAGATAATGGGCGCGCAATGCAAAAGACAAAAATAA
- a CDS encoding 16S rRNA (uracil(1498)-N(3))-methyltransferase: MRRFFIKQSEATGPISVVSGTDARHIKKVLRLTQGDIITLFDGTGNEYEARIISLSAGNVNVSIIRTFPSTTESPVQIIVAQAFLKQRKMDNLVRQLTELGITKWIPFISKRSVPSPDNKRLVNRTNRWKEISKEALKQCNRGRIMEIGQTVSFEDILNISMQSRLKIAFWENESKPINLALPQSDGHFNDIFIMIGPEGGFTSQEIEKAKARGFITAALGPRILRAETAAIAASVLIQYLFGDIGIKNS; the protein is encoded by the coding sequence ATGAGACGCTTTTTTATCAAACAATCAGAGGCAACAGGGCCTATATCTGTTGTCAGCGGCACTGATGCAAGACACATTAAAAAGGTGCTGCGATTGACGCAGGGAGATATAATAACTCTTTTTGACGGCACCGGCAATGAATACGAAGCCAGAATCATATCTTTATCTGCAGGCAACGTTAATGTATCGATAATCAGAACCTTTCCATCAACAACCGAATCACCTGTTCAAATTATTGTAGCCCAGGCTTTTTTAAAACAAAGGAAAATGGACAACCTCGTCAGACAGCTTACTGAACTTGGAATAACTAAATGGATCCCTTTTATTTCCAAGCGTTCTGTTCCCAGTCCAGACAATAAACGGCTCGTTAATCGCACAAACCGATGGAAAGAAATTTCAAAGGAAGCCCTCAAGCAGTGCAATCGTGGTCGTATAATGGAAATCGGACAAACAGTATCATTTGAAGATATATTGAATATCAGCATGCAGAGCAGACTGAAAATCGCTTTCTGGGAGAATGAGTCAAAGCCGATTAATTTAGCATTGCCACAATCTGACGGGCATTTTAATGATATATTTATCATGATCGGACCGGAAGGCGGGTTTACATCACAAGAAATTGAAAAAGCAAAAGCCCGCGGATTTATTACCGCCGCACTCGGCCCCCGTATTTTAAGGGCCGAAACAGCTGCAATTGCGGCTTCTGTTTTAATTCAGTATCTTTTTGGAGATATTGGAATAAAAAATTCTTGA
- the plsY gene encoding glycerol-3-phosphate 1-O-acyltransferase PlsY yields the protein MSLEILILFGLSVFAYLLGSIPCGLILTKRFASIDIRQKGSKNIGAANVRRVAGTMLGAFTLACDLLKGALPVCLVIYAMPGTDKLISEIYLSIVALSAFSGHLYPVYMKFKGGGKGVATAAGCFIIISPIACLVALLTFILFIFLSRRVSAGSLSGAAVLPVAVWLTSHSIPLTACSLITTIFILFRHKDNIRRLLSGTEPVI from the coding sequence ATGTCCCTGGAAATTCTTATACTTTTTGGACTTTCTGTTTTTGCATATTTACTTGGATCCATCCCATGCGGTCTTATTTTAACTAAAAGATTTGCCTCTATAGATATCAGACAAAAAGGAAGTAAAAATATAGGGGCTGCAAATGTCAGACGGGTCGCGGGGACAATGCTTGGGGCATTCACACTTGCGTGCGATCTGTTAAAGGGGGCTCTTCCGGTATGTCTTGTTATATATGCTATGCCAGGCACTGATAAATTAATTAGTGAAATCTATCTGTCCATTGTCGCGCTTTCCGCTTTTTCAGGCCACCTTTATCCTGTTTATATGAAATTTAAAGGAGGCGGGAAAGGGGTTGCGACCGCGGCAGGCTGCTTTATAATAATTTCACCAATAGCATGCCTTGTCGCCCTGTTAACATTTATCCTGTTTATATTTCTGTCCAGGCGTGTGTCCGCGGGATCCCTTTCGGGTGCGGCCGTGCTGCCTGTGGCTGTCTGGCTGACAAGCCATTCCATTCCATTGACAGCATGCTCCCTTATAACCACAATATTTATCCTTTTCCGCCACAAGGACAATATCAGGCGGCTCCTGTCCGGTACGGAACCGGTTATATGA
- a CDS encoding DUF3842 family protein, whose translation MKQICVIDGQGGGIGSAIIKRLKELLKETVEIVALGTNAIATAQMLKAKANRGASGENAIVQTVKQVDVIICPVGIIMAHAMMGEITPRIAEAVASSPAKKMLIPLSRENIEIVGISSAPLPHLIDTLIQKNLKHFLNN comes from the coding sequence ATGAAACAGATATGTGTAATTGACGGACAGGGTGGCGGCATAGGAAGCGCTATCATTAAAAGGCTCAAGGAGTTGCTTAAAGAGACTGTTGAAATTGTCGCATTGGGAACAAACGCAATCGCAACAGCTCAGATGCTGAAGGCAAAGGCAAATCGAGGCGCTTCAGGAGAAAATGCTATTGTTCAGACCGTAAAACAGGTAGATGTTATTATCTGTCCTGTAGGTATAATTATGGCTCATGCCATGATGGGGGAGATTACACCAAGGATTGCCGAGGCAGTGGCAAGCAGTCCGGCAAAAAAAATGCTTATTCCTCTTTCCCGGGAAAACATTGAAATTGTAGGAATATCTTCCGCCCCGCTCCCGCATCTTATTGATACGCTTATACAGAAAAATTTAAAACACTTTTTGAATAATTAA